In one Polynucleobacter sp. JS-JIR-5-A7 genomic region, the following are encoded:
- a CDS encoding SirB1 family protein: MPTQQLDYFTSLVAEDEHFPLTEAAIAVAQHAYPDLDVQGVLDHLDELGNKLKTRITPDTAPMQRLQILKHFFYSELGFGPNPNDFYAPENSYLHYVLENRRGIPISLAILMIELGQQIGLKIRGVSFPNHFMMRISLQQGEIIMDPLTGDSLSKNQLQEMLDPYLDAKGYRGELSLPLNVFLRASSPREILSRFLRNLKMIYSEHERWERLLGIQERLVILLPDSVEEIRDRGLIFAQLEYLRPAIADMHRYLSEAPEAEDASDIREHIATLESQTKLH; encoded by the coding sequence ATGCCAACACAACAACTCGACTATTTCACTTCATTAGTTGCTGAAGACGAACACTTTCCATTAACGGAAGCTGCCATCGCGGTAGCACAACATGCCTATCCAGATTTAGATGTGCAAGGTGTACTCGATCACCTCGATGAGTTAGGCAATAAATTAAAAACACGCATTACGCCAGATACTGCGCCGATGCAACGCTTACAAATTCTGAAGCACTTCTTTTATTCCGAGTTAGGCTTTGGTCCAAACCCGAATGATTTCTACGCACCCGAAAATTCGTATTTGCACTATGTGCTCGAAAATCGCAGAGGTATTCCTATCTCACTAGCGATTTTGATGATCGAGCTAGGCCAGCAAATTGGTTTGAAGATTCGTGGTGTGTCATTCCCCAATCACTTCATGATGCGTATTTCATTACAACAGGGTGAAATCATCATGGATCCGTTGACTGGTGATTCACTTTCGAAGAATCAATTACAAGAGATGTTGGACCCCTACCTTGACGCCAAAGGCTATCGCGGTGAGCTCAGTCTTCCTCTTAACGTCTTCCTGCGGGCCTCTAGTCCAAGAGAGATCTTGTCGCGCTTCCTCAGAAACCTCAAAATGATCTACTCCGAGCATGAGCGCTGGGAGCGCTTACTGGGCATTCAAGAGCGCTTGGTCATTTTATTGCCCGATTCGGTTGAGGAAATTAGAGATCGCGGCTTGATCTTTGCGCAACTAGAGTATTTACGCCCTGCTATAGCCGATATGCATCGCTATCTCAGTGAAGCGCCTGAAGCGGAAGACGCTAGCGACATTCGCGAACACATTGCCACTTTAGAAAGTCAAACCAAGCTGCACTAA